The Epilithonimonas zeae genome contains a region encoding:
- a CDS encoding T9SS type A sorting domain-containing protein has product MKKNLFNPQNTKTFYHQFLLLLILFLCSNAWGQTTVFSDDFGSVQSDTYTTSGVIGTSPWTVNRSGADWGARRSSAGQLDVTNDASATTNVAGWGFANVALSSFSTPFSSTLNSNSGLVTWTFNFRTNRTSALAGFSATTSYGLAYILAGTSATAGTAGTGYAVVMGGGSNNNIALIKYSTGLQGTRTTIIGYGNTPTNLTDYISVKVTYNPNDNTWNLYTRDDGTTSFADPSAGTLTQIGTSTVDNTYTSTAMSFSGAYWQGSTGATQFSTFDNYKVTVVSAATCAAPTSPSTTGVTSSSATLSWTAPTSVPASGYQYYLSTTNTAPDASTTPTGNVASGTSVNVSVSANTTYYWWVRSNCSTSDKSSWVSGGNFTTSQLAASFPYSENFEGTNGNNWTFVNGSQTNKWFVGSAVNNGGSQSLYISNNASGTTHNYANTTSVVQVYRDITIPAGSTNANISFDWRANGETFGSTKYDYFSVWIVPASFNPTAGSVITTVPSRIKVGDFNLVNTWGNYTNNSIDVSSFAGTTMRLVFEWQNDGSGGAQAPAAIDNLAVTLPQASTTVTPTSLTGFTATTASDSAQQSFTVSGVTLGSNNITITPSTGYQISTTSGSGYSSTPIVLTPTSGTVGSTTIYVVLKKNSTTGAANGSITVSASPAVTPDKTVSLAGTISKATFTSANSGNWETAANWDLNAVPGADDNVVILSAHTITATTAQTRNSGTTTTVSGVLATNDSYLNNGTTTINGTFQINANGWGGGSNDFVYGSSGNLIFAHNNGSEYGSIDATHRYWPATSGPVNVTINSNSPINLGVARTVTGILQVAAGFRNLGNITVGTNGTLRLNSGYSWLNANSSPVYGTSSKLIYNSGGSPGRSNEWTASTGTVGTTAGLPQDVQVSNNTAINFPNGNTATGSGTVAAMAGGIVTVDSGSAIYLDYGTNGNSALIVTKDLLLNGSLSLGNAEGGNITVGGNWTQATAATFSPKGRRVIFNGSAAQTITKTGGGTLDFDRLEIQKTNATNVSLSNAAGNLTSLNLNGTSLNALAITGSGTGSLNLNANTLTFNNDGGDIYVDAAKTIVASSGAVINFNANKKVSNNSGTGSLTFAANATININNNAIVDFGKSSSTNISTVNGVLNIVGNGSSVTPNGPIYATGSKLVYKTAGIYARKAEWNATSGAGYPYDVQVTANTTLNYPNTGSGAFSTALGIARDLTIDSGSSLYMDYGNGGNKSGSLTVGRNIVNSGSLSLGDFAGGDLSLGGSWTSSGTFIPNNRAVTFSGSDGNDQTINSATTFDYLTVNKTSTGSVVLAASIIVNKDLTLTNKSIVLGTNNLTLPNNSSIINSNANSYIQAIGTGRLIRQNVDGTKDWVFPMGVAAAGRYAPITIKNLSGTTDLSVNVSTSITPTVSDATRVLSTKWLIATTNNVTANIYTEWQGVAAETNSMTIPATGSLATTVGGAPYTFYNVNLVANNTTATAVSLSNTAANGIVIGNDNAISIANDECSGAINITVDAVAVSGSNKGATSSSGFSASPCSSSSNSRDVWYKFTTSNEGNYKITVFKSTGTGAMSDPVLDLRSGTCVASVNIGCSDGLGDEVVTLSLNANTTYYYRVFNYGSATGDGFFTTSVSTVPTVIVNPIALTYGDVTYNTTSDKTFTVKGNFLNPANDNISIASLSGYEYSLDGVAYSTSLTLPYTSKTLAETTVHVRFNPTSACTDYNGNISVSGGGATTANIAVTGRGVIQAPTANTATDITTNSFVANWTTVSGVTDYELDVYTKGIVSNTVLNATFDDVTGASGNTGGNDGQWSGSIASATVPAAYTAAGWALTAANGADKSLKVGSGSTLGVLTTPDLVINGSGTLTFRAGAWNGTSESTSLKLSATNATLDLATVTLVKGSFNTYTVQVTNVTGNVKISFTGGGAATTSRFFIDDIKVVTSGIGNIPIAGSTFTVSAPATSKLINGLTQGQTYYYKIRGINGTCKSADSNEIEVTTNNTIIWNNNAWTNTTGPDTTLDAIIRTPYYVKANADEFAVHNLTIENTGLLKIKTGHGITVSGDIITPDNKIIIESDASLTQTKIANGNSNNKAIAKRNVKMKTLDYTYWSSPLQDQVLLNTTNVNAANSSGGFSAGTPNNRTYEYNEVTDNFKATTNATFVPAKGYAIRGKSTYGTVLAMDSLTFSGNLHNGDYSIQIQKSKNTTGTGGVIYEHGYNLIGNPYPSNINFINFYNLDQGNGNKNSDVIYGKAWFWTNFSASGTQAGSSYAGNNYATITLAGGTSPTSVDSAEGNPMPNEFIKVAQGFIVQMKGTPPTGTTPNLGIVKFDNSIRTNNNTGHFYNNNKNADEGINRYWVKIVSPYNIANTILIAHMDGATNNYDPDYDAELLAVGDDSFYSKVNAQKLQIQARNNPLNNEDVIVLGTKHAMSGLYKISLGNREGVFAENQKIYLRDKLTETYTDLTIQDYSFNANQGIDDNRFEIVYKNKEVLGTEGIGKSDFLVYRDGNNFVVKSSNNLGKVELYDVTGKLVQSRYSSDKEVKFDSSVLISGVYIIKAENSGNIRTKKIIK; this is encoded by the coding sequence ATGAAGAAAAATTTATTTAATCCACAAAACACAAAAACTTTTTACCATCAATTTTTATTACTATTAATATTATTCCTTTGCAGTAATGCTTGGGGGCAGACAACTGTTTTTAGTGATGATTTTGGATCGGTTCAGTCTGATACCTATACAACTTCGGGTGTTATAGGGACAAGTCCATGGACAGTGAATAGATCTGGCGCAGACTGGGGTGCCAGAAGAAGTTCTGCGGGACAGTTAGATGTCACAAATGACGCATCAGCAACCACCAATGTTGCTGGATGGGGATTTGCAAATGTGGCTTTAAGTAGTTTCTCGACTCCTTTTAGCTCAACCTTAAATTCTAATTCAGGTTTGGTAACTTGGACATTTAATTTTAGAACTAATAGAACAAGTGCTTTAGCTGGCTTTTCAGCAACCACTTCATATGGTTTAGCATATATTCTGGCGGGTACTTCAGCAACGGCAGGAACAGCAGGAACGGGATATGCAGTTGTAATGGGAGGAGGTTCTAATAATAATATTGCGCTAATAAAATATTCGACAGGTTTACAGGGGACAAGAACTACTATTATAGGTTACGGAAACACACCAACAAATCTTACAGATTACATCAGTGTAAAAGTTACCTATAACCCAAACGATAATACATGGAATTTATATACAAGAGATGATGGAACTACTTCATTTGCAGATCCTTCAGCAGGAACTCTTACACAAATAGGAACTTCTACTGTAGATAATACATATACAAGTACCGCAATGTCTTTTTCTGGAGCATATTGGCAAGGTAGTACAGGTGCAACACAATTTTCGACTTTCGATAATTACAAAGTAACTGTAGTATCTGCGGCAACTTGTGCCGCCCCAACTTCTCCATCAACAACTGGCGTTACTTCCAGTTCTGCAACTCTTAGTTGGACTGCACCTACCTCAGTACCTGCAAGCGGTTATCAATATTATTTATCAACAACCAATACTGCTCCAGATGCTTCTACAACGCCAACGGGAAATGTTGCTTCAGGAACATCTGTAAACGTTAGTGTTTCAGCAAATACAACTTATTATTGGTGGGTAAGATCTAATTGTAGTACTTCAGATAAAAGTAGTTGGGTTTCCGGAGGGAATTTTACAACATCACAGTTAGCTGCTTCTTTTCCTTACAGCGAAAATTTTGAAGGAACTAATGGAAACAATTGGACATTTGTTAATGGTTCTCAAACTAATAAATGGTTTGTGGGATCTGCTGTAAATAATGGAGGTTCACAATCCTTGTATATTTCCAACAATGCGTCTGGGACTACTCATAATTATGCTAATACAACATCAGTTGTACAGGTTTACAGAGATATTACAATTCCCGCAGGATCAACAAATGCAAATATAAGTTTTGACTGGAGAGCAAATGGAGAGACTTTTGGTAGCACAAAATACGATTATTTTTCAGTCTGGATTGTTCCTGCTTCATTCAATCCCACGGCTGGCTCTGTTATCACTACAGTTCCAAGTAGAATAAAAGTTGGAGATTTTAATTTAGTAAATACCTGGGGAAATTATACTAATAACTCTATTGATGTTAGCTCTTTTGCTGGTACTACAATGCGTTTAGTTTTTGAATGGCAAAATGATGGTAGTGGTGGTGCGCAAGCTCCTGCTGCAATTGATAATCTTGCAGTAACTTTACCACAAGCCTCTACAACTGTAACTCCAACCTCATTAACAGGCTTCACTGCAACAACAGCTTCTGACTCTGCACAACAAAGTTTTACAGTTTCTGGTGTTACTTTAGGAAGTAATAATATTACCATAACACCATCAACAGGTTATCAGATTTCTACAACATCAGGTTCAGGATATTCTTCTACACCTATTGTTTTAACACCGACTTCGGGAACTGTTGGAAGTACAACTATTTATGTTGTGCTTAAGAAGAATTCTACAACAGGTGCTGCCAATGGTTCAATAACAGTGAGTGCATCTCCTGCGGTAACGCCGGATAAAACGGTGAGTTTAGCAGGAACAATTAGTAAGGCGACTTTCACATCTGCGAATTCGGGGAATTGGGAAACCGCTGCTAACTGGGATCTTAACGCTGTTCCGGGTGCGGATGATAATGTGGTGATATTATCAGCGCATACTATCACTGCTACAACTGCACAAACAAGGAATTCCGGAACTACAACTACAGTTTCCGGTGTGTTAGCGACCAATGATTCTTATCTTAATAACGGAACCACAACCATTAATGGAACTTTCCAGATCAATGCTAATGGCTGGGGCGGGGGTTCTAACGATTTTGTTTATGGATCATCAGGTAATTTGATTTTCGCTCATAATAATGGCTCCGAATACGGATCAATAGATGCAACTCATAGATATTGGCCGGCAACATCCGGTCCGGTCAATGTTACAATCAATTCCAATAGTCCCATTAACTTGGGAGTTGCAAGAACAGTGACTGGTATCTTACAAGTAGCAGCAGGATTTAGAAATCTTGGAAATATTACTGTCGGTACTAATGGTACATTAAGATTGAATTCTGGCTACAGCTGGCTTAATGCCAATAGTAGTCCTGTTTATGGAACATCATCCAAATTAATTTATAATTCTGGCGGTTCTCCGGGTAGAAGTAATGAATGGACGGCTAGCACAGGAACAGTCGGAACAACAGCGGGTCTTCCTCAAGACGTACAGGTCAGCAATAATACAGCCATTAATTTTCCGAATGGAAATACTGCAACAGGTTCTGGTACAGTTGCGGCGATGGCAGGAGGCATTGTCACAGTAGACAGTGGTTCTGCTATTTATCTGGATTATGGTACGAACGGAAATTCGGCACTGATTGTCACTAAAGATTTATTATTAAACGGAAGTTTGTCATTAGGAAATGCTGAAGGCGGGAATATCACTGTTGGTGGAAACTGGACACAAGCAACAGCAGCAACTTTTTCTCCAAAAGGAAGAAGAGTGATATTTAACGGATCAGCAGCGCAAACTATTACAAAAACAGGAGGAGGAACTTTGGATTTTGACAGATTAGAAATCCAGAAAACCAATGCTACCAATGTCTCTTTGAGCAATGCGGCAGGAAATCTTACAAGTTTAAATCTTAATGGCACTAGTCTTAATGCGCTTGCTATTACAGGTTCAGGAACCGGCAGTCTAAATCTGAATGCTAATACTTTGACATTTAACAATGATGGTGGTGATATCTATGTAGACGCAGCAAAAACAATTGTGGCTTCTTCGGGTGCTGTTATTAATTTCAATGCGAATAAAAAAGTTTCTAATAACTCAGGAACAGGTAGTCTGACTTTTGCAGCAAATGCAACAATTAATATTAATAATAATGCAATAGTAGATTTCGGAAAGTCTTCCAGTACTAATATTTCTACAGTAAATGGTGTTCTTAATATCGTTGGGAATGGATCTTCGGTTACTCCAAATGGTCCGATCTATGCAACAGGTTCCAAATTAGTTTATAAAACTGCAGGAATATATGCGAGAAAAGCAGAATGGAATGCGACTTCCGGTGCAGGTTATCCATATGATGTACAGGTTACAGCCAACACAACTTTGAATTATCCAAACACAGGATCCGGTGCTTTTTCTACAGCTTTAGGAATTGCCAGAGACTTAACAATCGACAGCGGTTCCTCACTTTATATGGATTATGGTAATGGCGGAAACAAAAGTGGATCGCTTACTGTTGGCAGAAATATTGTTAATAGTGGAAGCTTATCTTTAGGAGATTTTGCAGGTGGAGATTTATCGTTAGGGGGTAGCTGGACGAGTTCCGGTACTTTTATACCGAACAACAGAGCTGTTACATTTAGTGGAAGTGATGGTAATGATCAAACTATCAATAGCGCAACAACCTTTGATTATCTTACTGTCAACAAAACAAGCACAGGAAGTGTTGTTTTGGCTGCAAGTATTATCGTTAATAAAGATTTAACTTTAACCAATAAGAGTATTGTTCTCGGAACTAATAATTTAACACTTCCAAACAATAGCTCTATAATAAACTCAAATGCTAATTCTTATATCCAAGCCATAGGAACAGGTCGATTAATACGTCAGAATGTAGATGGAACCAAAGATTGGGTATTTCCAATGGGTGTTGCTGCCGCTGGTAGATATGCACCGATTACTATTAAAAATTTATCAGGAACAACAGATTTGTCTGTCAATGTCAGTACATCAATTACTCCTACTGTTTCTGATGCAACCAGAGTATTAAGCACAAAGTGGTTAATTGCAACAACAAATAATGTTACTGCTAATATCTACACGGAATGGCAAGGTGTTGCAGCAGAAACCAATAGTATGACAATCCCAGCAACTGGAAGTTTAGCAACGACTGTTGGTGGAGCACCTTATACTTTTTACAATGTAAATCTGGTTGCAAACAACACCACTGCTACAGCTGTTAGTCTATCCAATACCGCAGCGAACGGAATTGTAATCGGTAATGATAATGCAATTTCAATAGCAAATGACGAATGTTCTGGCGCAATTAATATAACTGTAGATGCAGTAGCGGTTTCCGGTTCAAATAAAGGTGCCACTTCAAGCTCTGGTTTTAGTGCTTCTCCGTGTTCATCTAGTAGTAATAGTAGAGATGTGTGGTATAAATTTACTACGTCAAATGAGGGGAACTATAAAATAACTGTTTTCAAATCAACGGGTACAGGTGCAATGTCTGACCCTGTATTAGATTTAAGATCTGGAACTTGTGTAGCATCTGTAAATATCGGATGTTCTGATGGACTTGGTGATGAAGTTGTAACGTTATCTTTAAATGCTAATACTACTTATTATTACAGGGTTTTTAATTATGGAAGTGCTACCGGCGATGGATTCTTTACAACATCTGTATCAACAGTTCCAACTGTTATCGTCAATCCTATAGCTTTAACTTACGGAGATGTGACTTACAATACAACGTCTGATAAAACATTTACGGTTAAAGGTAATTTCTTAAATCCGGCAAATGATAATATATCAATAGCTTCTTTATCGGGTTATGAATACTCTTTAGACGGTGTTGCGTATTCAACTTCACTTACTCTTCCATATACAAGTAAAACATTGGCAGAGACAACTGTACATGTAAGATTTAATCCGACATCGGCTTGTACAGATTATAATGGAAACATTTCAGTTTCCGGAGGTGGAGCAACTACAGCCAATATTGCTGTTACAGGAAGAGGGGTAATCCAGGCGCCTACTGCGAATACAGCTACAGATATTACAACTAATTCTTTTGTTGCAAACTGGACGACGGTGAGTGGTGTAACAGATTATGAGTTGGATGTTTATACAAAAGGAATTGTTTCCAATACAGTTTTGAATGCTACTTTTGATGATGTTACCGGAGCAAGTGGTAATACAGGAGGTAATGATGGGCAATGGAGTGGAAGTATTGCTTCTGCAACAGTTCCGGCCGCTTACACAGCCGCAGGATGGGCTCTTACAGCTGCAAATGGAGCAGATAAGAGTTTAAAAGTGGGCTCGGGGAGTACTTTAGGAGTTCTTACAACACCTGACTTAGTTATTAATGGTTCAGGAACATTGACTTTCCGTGCAGGTGCTTGGAATGGTACTTCTGAAAGTACGTCATTAAAATTATCAGCTACTAATGCAACACTTGATTTAGCAACTGTTACTTTGGTAAAAGGCAGCTTTAATACATACACTGTTCAGGTTACGAATGTAACAGGAAATGTAAAAATTAGTTTTACAGGAGGAGGAGCTGCTACTACTTCAAGATTCTTTATTGATGATATTAAAGTAGTGACATCTGGCATCGGAAATATTCCAATTGCTGGCTCAACATTTACAGTCTCCGCTCCCGCAACTAGTAAATTAATTAATGGACTTACACAAGGACAAACTTATTATTATAAAATAAGAGGTATAAACGGAACTTGTAAATCAGCAGATTCCAACGAAATAGAAGTAACTACAAATAATACCATTATCTGGAACAATAATGCTTGGACCAATACAACAGGGCCAGATACAACTTTAGATGCAATTATCAGAACACCTTATTATGTGAAAGCTAATGCAGATGAGTTCGCAGTCCATAATTTGACAATAGAAAATACAGGTTTACTGAAAATTAAAACTGGTCACGGAATTACAGTAAGTGGTGATATCATAACACCAGATAATAAAATAATTATTGAAAGTGATGCAAGTCTTACTCAGACTAAAATTGCTAACGGAAACAGTAACAATAAAGCTATTGCGAAAAGAAATGTAAAAATGAAAACTCTTGATTATACTTATTGGAGTTCTCCTTTACAAGACCAGGTATTGCTCAATACAACTAACGTGAATGCTGCAAACAGTAGTGGTGGTTTCTCTGCAGGAACTCCAAATAATAGAACTTATGAATACAATGAGGTAACAGATAATTTCAAGGCTACAACCAATGCAACATTTGTTCCTGCAAAAGGTTATGCAATTAGAGGTAAATCAACCTATGGAACTGTACTTGCAATGGATTCTTTAACTTTTAGTGGAAATCTTCATAATGGTGATTATTCCATCCAAATCCAAAAATCTAAGAATACAACAGGTACTGGAGGTGTGATTTATGAGCATGGTTATAATTTGATTGGTAATCCTTATCCTTCTAATATTAATTTTATCAATTTTTATAATTTAGATCAAGGAAATGGCAATAAAAATAGTGATGTAATCTATGGAAAAGCATGGTTCTGGACCAACTTCTCTGCAAGTGGCACGCAGGCAGGTTCATCTTATGCTGGTAACAATTATGCTACTATTACGCTTGCTGGTGGGACATCTCCTACCAGTGTAGATTCTGCTGAAGGAAATCCAATGCCTAATGAATTCATAAAAGTAGCACAAGGTTTCATTGTGCAGATGAAAGGGACGCCTCCAACAGGAACTACACCTAATCTTGGAATTGTTAAATTTGATAATTCAATCAGAACCAACAATAATACGGGACATTTCTATAACAATAATAAAAATGCTGATGAAGGAATCAATCGTTACTGGGTTAAGATAGTTTCTCCTTATAATATTGCGAATACAATTTTGATAGCTCATATGGATGGTGCAACAAACAACTATGATCCTGATTATGATGCTGAATTGTTAGCAGTAGGTGATGATTCATTCTACTCAAAGGTTAATGCCCAAAAACTACAAATCCAAGCTAGAAATAATCCATTGAATAACGAAGATGTTATTGTATTGGGAACTAAACATGCAATGAGTGGACTTTATAAAATAAGTTTGGGTAATAGAGAGGGCGTTTTTGCTGAGAATCAAAAAATCTATTTGAGAGATAAGCTAACAGAAACTTATACAGATCTTACGATTCAGGATTATTCATTCAATGCAAATCAAGGAATAGATGATAACAGATTTGAAATCGTGTATAAAAATAAGGAGGTTTTGGGAACTGAAGGTATTGGAAAATCTGACTTCCTGGTATATAGAGACGGAAATAATTTTGTTGTAAAATCATCCAATAATTTGGGTAAGGTTGAGCTGTATGATGTAACTGGAAAACTGGTACAATCAAGATATTCTTCGGACAAAGAAGTTAAATTTGACAGTTCTGTACTTATTTCAGGAGTATATATCATAAAGGCTGAAAATTCTGGAAATATCAGAACGAAAAAAATAATTAAGTAA